Within the Ficedula albicollis isolate OC2 chromosome 26, FicAlb1.5, whole genome shotgun sequence genome, the region gggtggagctggatgagctttaaggtcccttcccacccaaaccactctgggattccaTGAAACACAACTGGgattcttctgtattttctcctttctgacaTTTCTTATGTAGGAATGGCTGCTTTTcatcatcctttttttttttctttggattgTAAAGATTCCAAATGAGCACCCAgctgtctttcttttccttttattaacAAATTGCAACACCACCAGTGGACCTGTGTAAAACGTTTACAGACACAGCTGCTTAGAAACAGCCACCATTCTTCATCTCAAACAGCATGTCTCCTGTCAGTGTTCTttagagcagcactgctgtcacaGAGCTGTCCTGGTCCCAGCCAGCAGCGTCAGGACACCAGTGAGGACATCAATCCCCAtctttcagcagctcctgcagataGACTGAGCTCATGTGGCACTGGCTGAAGTGCCAGTAGCTCCTGCTGTACTGGGCCACTGCTGTGTAGTAGCTCTGCCAGGCCTGGCAGTAACACCTCCAGTAGTGCtcagggctccagccctggcagggagcatcaccccaggagctgcagctctgctcctcctcagttctgctcctggcagggctggaggattGATGGCTGTGCCTTTTCTTGTGCTTAGCATTTTGTTTCAGgactttctttttcacttcattttgcCTTGGGGTGTGGGATGGTTCCCGAGGcctctctgctgtgggacaggaacCTGCAgggtgctgcccctgctgtgctgtgggctcAGCACTGGGGTCCTGTGTGTCTGAAAACACCTCAGAGCTGTTGGCCCTGCTGTTGCAGGAAGCCCTGGAGCTGTCTGAGCCGTCACTGTCAGCAgacacatccctgcctgctgctggctctgggtgctgctccatctcctcccaCTCCACATCCCCATTCCTGGGCAGCCCACCTTGCTCTCCTGGGCCTGAGTAACTTCTTAAAATCTCCACCTCTCTCTCTGACCCTTCCTTAATGAAATAATCATAGTCTTCCACAAAATCTGAGAAGCTCCAGGCATTGGTGAGTTGGTTTTTGAAAGAAGACAAACATGGAAttttgggaagatttttttttaaggcctCCTCATCTGGAGCCTGAGTGCTGtgctgtccatccatcctggaGATGGGTTTGACTTGATTCCTCTGTTCTGTCTGACAGCTGGAACTTTGGGGGGCTCTACTGTTTTTCCCTACATTTGCAGCATTTGTGCACTTTTTTACCTGTTTTTGCTTTGGAGTCTTTTGTGGCCTTTCTACAGAAGAATTATCCCTTGGAGGATTAGAGGGAGGCTGAGCAATGTCAGAAAAGCCATTCTggacaggctgcagcactgcttgcTCTGCTTTAGGACACTCAGTGTCACAATTCACCTCAGGACCCAGTGGTACTGCAGGTTTCACTTCCACCTCCCCATCTTCAAACTGCTCCATCATTCCAGGAGGGAttggctctgcacaggagagAAACAAGCAGCTGCTCAGTCAAGTGCATCCTTCCCTCTGCAACTCACACCAGTACCCAAGTGAAGCTTCTCCAGATTGCATCAGGTGAGGGCCACAAACCAACCCCTTCAATTCCTGGGAGAGTTTAGAGAGTCAGAACATTTCCTTCATGGAAGGCATCAAAGGCTGCTCAACACAAACCACACTAAATCACTTGTCAGGAGCAGAGTGTGAAGAACGTGGACTAAAAgcaaagcagccccagcagagaaGCCACACATCAGCCccctctgggctgctctgacTGACAGGAAACCACCAAGCccagctgcatccccagcacagagcccaccTGGCAGAGGAAGAAGCTGCAGGTTGCACTTCTGAGCAATTTTCATCATGGTGTTCTCCTCTTCCCCACGGCAGCAGTAGGTGACAGCCAGCCCCAGGGTGCctgtgggacagagcagagtgaaatggcagcaggggcagcaagcagcagggccagggctggcagcagggccaccaggaccagcagagctgcagcttcagtagccccagggctgtccctgtcacatcactgtccccctccccatccctgtccatatcctgtccctctccccacccctgcctccatccctgttcccatccctaggctgtccccatccccatccccatccctgtcccacccctgttctgtccctgtctctgtccctgtcccatccctgttctgtccctgtcccattcctgttctgtccctgttctgtccctgtcccatccctgttctgtccctgtccccatccctgttcccaccccatccctgtcACACCCATCCctgttctgtccctgtcccattcctgttctgtccctgttctgtccctgtcccatccctgttctgtccctgtcccattcctgttctgtccctgttctgtccctgtcccatccctgttctgtccctgtcccattcctgttctgtccctgttctgtccctgtcccatccctgttctgtccctgtcccattcctgttctgtccctgttctgtccctgtcccatccctgttctgtccctgtcccattcctgttctgtccctgttctgtccctgtcccatccctgttctgtccctgtcccattcctgttctgtcctgttcccatccccatccctatcccagtcccacccctgtccctgtcccagtcccaccccGTCCCTCCCACCGAAGCGCCCCGCCCGCCCGATGCGGTGCATGTAGGTCTCCCAGTCCAGGGGCACGTCCAGGTTGATGACCAAGTTCACCTTCTCAGCATCAATGCCACGAGatgtctgcagggagggaggaggagaaacgGGCACTGAGAGCTGAGTCACTCCCCAGAGCTTTAAAtccccacagagccccagggggGGTCCCTGCCCCGAGCCCCCAGAGTCACCCCTGGCACTCCCAGCTGCgagctgcacagccacagaTACTGGAAACTGTTCTTGAGCCACACCACAgaatgggctgggctggatgggcCCTAAAAGCATCCTCTCGttgcagccctgccctgggcaggcacaTGAGGAATTGGGGTGGTCTCTAAACTGCACAGTGAAAATACATCACAGTCCAGGGTGCTTTAGCAGCACATTTATGTTCCCCCCAGCTCCAAGCCAAATCTAACTCTCTGAAGTAACTTTATGTACAATATTCCTGCCTGCTGTAAAATTTGCAGAGCAGTTAATAAATTTGAAATAGAATCTGTAAAAAGCTGGTTTGGAAGCAGTAAAAGCTCACCAAGTCTGTGGAAATCAGAACTCTGCAGTGGAATTGCTTTAATTTAGCCATGGCATCAAGTCGCTGGCTTTGATTCATGTTGCCTAGGAAGATAAAAATTAGAAGCAGGtgacatttctcatttttatgcCCTTCACATTCTAGAAAACACTGCTTTGTATCATCAGAAATGAGTCAGAAACTTCCCGAAACCTCAGTCGCAAATGAGTAAAGAAGGTacaaacaaaactggaaaagtcAGGTCActcatgacaaaaaaaaaattcttttccttgtAAATTGAGTCTTGACCTATGGAGATTCAAATGCTATTCTCAGCCATTTAAGCAGAGGCCCTGCAAGGCAAGATTTAAGCTATGGGTTCCTACTTTAGGTCACATTTATGCACAATTTCAGGGGAATCAGAAAACTGTGGCTGGGTTTACCTGCAATGCACTCGGCAGGGAAGCCTCTGGATGTCAGGATTTCAGCCAGATGTTGAGCCCTGAGGGAACACACACActgaaaactggaaataaaaccCCAGGCTAACAACACTGCTAGTTCTTAGGTAATTCTCTACAGCCAAGGACTGCATTCTGctattttcagtatttcacaCTGCATTCCTCAGGCTGTATTTCAGACCTGAAGTTTGCAGACTATGACCTCACAGGTCCCATAAATTTATCCACATGCACAGAAATTTATCCATGGCTGCACATTACAACCACTGCTTTCAAACAAGCTTTGTCCAGGTGTTATTCCAAATGCATTACCTGCTGTGCAAATTTGAGAAGACTAAGGCTTGGTTGAAAGGAATCTTGCtgaacagctcctgcaggtgctgggttttttcctcaaaggTTTTATGTGGGAGGGGATGGGAATTCACAATTTTGTAGTACTGCTTCAGCCCTGAGCAGGAAACCAAAACAAGAGATTAGGGGTTGCCATAAAAACATGCACAGAGTTCTGTAAACACGTGATACTGCAGCTGAAGGGAAActgcaaacaaagaaacacataAGAACCTCCAGGAGAAGGTTTGCTTAAAAGGCTGAAATTTTTTGGATGCATAGAAAATGCAGAGAGTTTGTcactggtattttaaaaatacagaatcacAATCTGGTGTGAGTTGGCAAGGCCTTTAAAGACCTTCTCATTGCACTTCGAGATTCATAACATCAGCACTGGGAATCAATATTCATAAACTGAACAACTCAGATAGGGATGAAATCACAAGAACTCATGCATTCTAAAGGCACACGTTCTGGTTTTAGTGgccactgctggctgtgccactccagctgctgctctctgcttaCCCAGGAGGCTGGGGTCCGTGGGGTTCAGCCTGACAAACGTGGGCTCCCTCATGtacctgctgagagcagcagccaggggctcGGGGTAGGTGGCTGACACTGCCAACATCTGCTTATTGACAGGCAGGGAGGAGTAGATCCAGCTGGGAGACAAAAGCACAGCAATTATTGCCCCAGAGGCACCCCAGGCAGGCTCACAGCCAGGGGAGAAGGGCTCTGCCTCACTTGATCTGCTCCTGGAAGCtgccctcctccagcagcttgTCTGCCTCGTCCAGCACGAAGAGCCTgatgctgcctgtgctcaggtAGTCCAGCTCTATCAGCTGCTTGatcctccctgcagggagggaaagggaaacagCTCCAAAAGGTGAACTGGAGCAGCGCAGCGATGATCCCTTCCTGAATTCCCTCGGGGCCGTGCCCTGGGagtgacagcacagctccccCTGCCGCAGCCACTGTGCAGGAGCCAAGCCCGgcacagcccctccccacctggGGAGCCCACGGCAATGTGGCATTTCCTCAGCCTGCTCCGGTCCTGGCTCAGAGGAGTCCCCCCGATGAACACGTGGCACTCCAAGCCTTCCATCTTCACCCCGATGGTGGTGATGACAGCGTGGATCTGCACGGCGATCTCCCTGGTGGGAGCCAGGATCAGGACCTGGGCAGGGATCAAACGGGAGATCAGGCCTGCAGGATGGTGCTGAGAGTGAGTGATAATTGAGAAATGATTCCTGTTCATCGTACAAGGTCTGGAGTTTGTAcaaaccagaatacttaaatAGGAAAAGAACATGGACCTAGATAGAGGGCaatatatgattaaacccactctgtttaaatccccctgttatcAATTTTGTGTACTGAATATtgtataccagtttgtaaaagaacAAGAAGGCGTTTTTCAcagtctgaaaggttttttgcagaatcagatttcctgcctttgtgtgatcaatcACAAACTCTCTGCTAAAGATTAGACTTCccacttctgttttttatctcCCAAGAGCAGCTGATTCCATGAccaattgtcccaagagctgtcccacgaagtttggaagtttctctgaccaccactgcttaccttgcagaattactcCAACAAAACAGTAACAATTATTGGTTcctacaaggaaaaccatcctataaaaagggagctgcaaaccaagctGGGTGGAagggcggtgacccctcacgtttttccccagcgctgcttgctctgtctatataaaacaaagcaatctgtattttgctgaatatcgagactttgTTTCTCGTTATCTCAGCGGTGTCTCCCGGGTTTCAGCGCCCCCCGCGGCTCTCCCGGGGCTCACCTGCGTGGCGGGGCTCTCCAGCAGCACGGCCTCCAGCGCGATGCTGGCGAACACGCACGTCTTGCCGGTGCCGGACTTGGCCTGCACGATCAGATCTGCAAGGAGCGCCCGTCAGCGCTGTCAGAGCTCTGATGTGCCCCACGACCCTCATCAGAGACCGGCACCTGAGACCGCACCGCCCGCCCTGAGCCGGAGCTCCTGGCCGAGGGGGATGCTGCGGGCCCAGGACTGTTTGTGCCTGCGCCTGGTGCTTGCcatggcactgcagggagctggttATCGCACCTGTCCCCGCACCTGCGGCACGGAGCCGCGATCTCCACACGCAACAGCCCAGAAATCTCCCCACAcggcactgcagggagctggttATCGCACCTGTCCCCGCACCTGCGGCACGGAGCCGCGATCTCCACACGCAACAGCCCAGAAATCTCCCCACAcggcactgcagggagctggttATCGCACCTGTCCCCGCACCTGCGGCACGGAGCCGCGATCTCCACACGCAACAGCCCAGAAATCTCCCCACAcggcactgcagggagctggttATCGCACCTGTCCCCGCACCTGCGGCACGGAGCCGCGATCTCCACACGCAACAGCCCAGAAATCTCCCCACAcggcactgcagggagctggttATCGCACCTGTCCCCGCACCTGCGGCACGGAGCCGCGATCTCCACACGCAACAGCCCAGAAATCTCCCCACAcggcactgcagggagctggttATCGCACCTGTCCCCGCACCTGCGGCACGGAGCCGCGATCTCCACACGCAACAGTCCAGAAATCTCCCCACCTCGCTTCGGAAAAGGACTacaaaaagtgactttcctaaaAAGACTTcgagatctctttctccccagcGGACTGAGGACGCGTCTGGTCGGACGGCACGAGGATGCGGCCCGTCTGCTGGTAGCTACATCCcatcctctctccctctctccctctccctctcacTCTCTATCAAAACTGAATTGTTGGCACGCAATAAACcgcattgctgctttctgctaaacaaacctgagtctcttgccttttgtcttttgcaccctggggcccccccccccccccccccccccccccccccccccccccccccccccccccccccccccccccccccccccccccccccccccccccccccccccccccccccccccccccccccccccccccccccccccccccccccccccccccccccccccccccccccccccccccccccccccccccccccccccccccccccccccccccccccccccccccccccccccccccccccccccccccccccccccccccccccccccccccccccccccccccccccccccccccccccccccccccccccccccccccccccccccccccccccccccccccccccccccccccccccccccccccccccccccccccccccccccccccccccccccccccccccccccccccccccccccccccccccccccccccccccccccccccccccccccccccccccccccccccccccccccccccccccccccccccccccccccccccccccccccccccccccccccccccccccccccccccccccccccccccccccccccccccccccccccccccccccccccccccccccccccccccccccccccccccccc harbors:
- the DDX20 gene encoding probable ATP-dependent RNA helicase DDX20; protein product: MEGLECHVFIGGTPLSQDRSRLRKCHIAVGSPGRIKQLIELDYLSTGSIRLFVLDEADKLLEEGSFQEQINWIYSSLPVNKQMLAVSATYPEPLAAALSRYMREPTFVRLNPTDPSLLGLKQYYKIVNSHPLPHKTFEEKTQHLQELFSKIPFNQALVFSNLHSRAQHLAEILTSRGFPAECIAGNMNQSQRLDAMAKLKQFHCRVLISTDLTSRGIDAEKVNLVINLDVPLDWETYMHRIGRAGRFGTLGLAVTYCCRGEEENTMMKIAQKCNLQLLPLPEPIPPGMMEQFEDGEVEVKPAVPLGPEVNCDTECPKAEQAVLQPVQNGFSDIAQPPSNPPRDNSSVERPQKTPKQKQVKKCTNAANVGKNSRAPQSSSCQTEQRNQVKPISRMDGQHSTQAPDEEALKKNLPKIPCLSSFKNQLTNAWSFSDFVEDYDYFIKEGSEREVEILRSYSGPGEQGGLPRNGDVEWEEMEQHPEPAAGRDVSADSDGSDSSRASCNSRANSSEVFSDTQDPSAEPTAQQGQHPAGSCPTAERPREPSHTPRQNEVKKKVLKQNAKHKKRHSHQSSSPARSRTEEEQSCSSWGDAPCQGWSPEHYWRCYCQAWQSYYTAVAQYSRSYWHFSQCHMSSVYLQELLKDGD
- the LOC107604214 gene encoding tenascin-X-like; this translates as MLANTHVLPVPDLACTIRSARSARQRCQSSDVPHDPHQRPAPETAPPALSRSSWPRGMLRAQDCLCLRLVLAMALQGAGYRTCPRTCGTEPRSPHATAQKSPHTALQGAGYRTCPRTCGTEPRSPHATAQKSPHTALQGAGYRTCPRTCGTEPRSPHATAQKSPHTALQGAGYRTCPRTCGTEPRSPHATAQKSPHTALQGAGYRTCPRTCGTEPRSPHATVQKSPHLASEKDYKK